TAcaaatcttattatttaaataattcataaaataaattattttgtaaagtaCTTACTCAAATATCTAGATGCTAATGtttaattaaaagttaatatttaacttatatacaatgtaaatataaatagtttttacattaatcaaatttattagatcgttaaaaatatttattcttacTATAACTACCTAAAAAATCAATTCCATGAATAATTGTGATGAAgtgacaatataaaaaataacagttaaactcttaaaaatcatGTGTAAGATTATTTTAAAGTGTTCggtttgaaaaattattttgttaaaaaagaattattttttttgactaaaaacgaatcaataaaaatagtagCTTCTCACTTTCGCTAATTGTGAGAGATGAGAGAGAAAGATatcacaaatttaaatatatggaATTTAACTCACTAATGAgaaaaaattatgtaattacTCTTAGCCTTTttgcaaaattcaaaattgttaTCCATCAATTTTTAATAGGGTTTTCTCTATGgtttcacacacattgtgaccCTTTTTCTCCTTATAGGAGATTTTGATATAGATTTTCATCAAGTAAGTTTTATTCTCCTTTCTAATTTCTCCACATTGTATTTTTGCCGTTTCCATatcttttatttgaataattttatttttacattcttcatttgttgatacaattttttcttcttcttcttatgtatgtttatttattactttttgatGTGTACATAAAGTAtttgaatcaattttaaaatgtgtaTAAGAAATGATAATTAGAAAAGTTATACACTTTATGTATAGTAATTTTGTAGTTTTAAAAAgtcacttttatataattgtatgcaaacatattaaaaatcattttaataatagtaAACAAACGGAAATCAAAaacatctttaaataaatatctacaaaataatctctaaattttttaaattacaaatatttttgtttaagatCAAATAAACGCACCCAATTATGATatcaatatctatttttttgcTACAACAATTAGTGTGAAATGTAAATTCTTAATGAGAGTGACATTAGTATTAGTATATATCTATTCGTCTTGATGGCAGGTTTTACTCATGCGTCACCAGCAACAAGTTTTGGTGCTATATGGAATCATATTGCTACAAATAACGAGATATTTTCTCTTTGCTGAATTTgcgaaaataataaaacacagACCAACAAGAGTTTTCACGACATTGTGACACCAACCGTATGATATTAGGTAGCAACAGCGAAATGCGTTGGTGGGTTGCTTCGGTTACAATTAATCTTAATTACTTAAAATGATCATAGAGTTCCTTTAAAATGTGgctaactaatttttttaaataatatagacTATTCATTATAAATTCTTCCAAATTATCATCACCAAACGTTTTGGATTTTGATATTTTACATTGTAGAGAcaattaaatctaaataaataatgtttacTCTATTTAGATATTAATTACGATCTCCACaattattatatcttattacggctgtaatttttcaataaatataaagtttaCCATTAAAATATATAGTAGTACTATTTTTTAGTAATTATAAAAGCATGCAAGGATGTTCGTTCATTCGAAATTTGAAGactaaataacaaattaaactGTTGTTTGAGTAGTGataatctattaatatcatagctcatacttaaaaataaataaaaaatattggtgAACATCAATCCATTCAATACATACTTagagagataaaaaataaaaaaatacattaaataatgtgatatatatgatatattgtTGATGTGATaagaatacaaaaataaaaatcaattaaaatattaaagcgCGTTGGTGATATAATATATTGATCTATCTTCCCATATTACTTTATAGAAATCTTTCCATTTGTTTATAtggtagtttttttatttatttggattgTATTGTGTTTTAAATGTGttgctaaatatttttttttttaataatgatttGAACCATACAGATGTAAATCTTTATTGTCTTTCCATTTAGAGATTATTATGGATTACATTATAGATATATAGTAGGTAGATTGTGTAGATTAATTGCAAGTTAATTAAGGTTTGCTAACTCATTTAACATCTTTACAAAAAACGTATTATACACTCATTGTAATTAATCAACCTTTATCATTCTTCCTattccaaattaattatttttctctttgttCAATATATCAAGCTTCTCAAAAAAAGTTGTGTTTATGATTTTTGAAGTTCCTCATTTGAGTGATTGGACTTTCTCCGTGGTACCTATTTATTGCAAGGGAAACAAATGTGTTAACTTGTTAGTTAATTATGTGAGAAATAATGGAGATTTCTCTTGTGCCCTTCTTCATGAAATTGGTCCGTCGTTAGGCCTTTATTGTTTCCTTTTGGTCCATTAGCTACTATATTATTTGAATCACAAAATATCAACTCTCTCCTTTGCGGACCCAACAACaccatttctttttattaaaatcgCAACAACACCACTGTAAACCCTACATTTCGCCCACAAATGTTTACTCCCAATTCAAACTTCAACCATCCACACCCCACATAACATCCCCATCACACAAAACCACATTTTCATCTTAAACTTATCATAAAATCAAATTCTCCTCGCTTCTACTTCATTGTAAATGTAACATAAATTATCtcaagtttttgttttttttttctgtgtCTTTCAACAATAAGCCACTATGTTAACTAGACAAAACTCAAATTAACCACTTTAAATGTGACATAAATTATCTCATCTTAAATTAACATCGCCAATTccaaaagaaaatattgaaaaaaaaataaaattaactaaacaaaactcaaattattctttttcaaaCTCATAATATACTCGAATATGAGAAATAAATCCAAAACAAAGAAGAAAGTAAGAAGATATAGAATAATAACTGAAATCCAcctttctttattttgatttttgggTTTCTTTGTACatcaaaaattaagaaaaacaaaaaaatatcattcaataaatcataatcaaacatataatttttttcaatatatattttatttttttgtgaattattctctatttttataGTCTCTTCACTTTTAATATAgagtttgaatattttaaaattttgttataagattcattttccctaatattgatattgaatctgttttttttttatatttttttttttattttagaaagtgATAGTAACTTTATGGAATtggtaaataaaataaaaaaagttgaaaaatgataGTTATTTTTCCTCTCTCAAAATttgttcaataaaaaaaaaagtcataaaaaaataataaaagaatgaCATATAAAATAACACGTTAGTCTCGAAATAATATGTaatataataatacttttttaataagattatcaaaaataaattaagtaggtaataaaaagatatttaaagTACGACTTAAATtctaagataattatttatattattaaattaaacgtCATAAATTCGAAATGCATAAATTAATTACAATGATAATtatcatagaaaaaaaaaaaggatatctAAAGGACTATAACAAAGTGGAAAttgattacaaaataaaaacaaaaccaaaaaaaaaaatgaagggcCCGAGAATTTAACCCATTTAATGTGCGGAAGATATTAAAGATGGATTGTTGACGCCACGAAATCAAAATCCCACGTGAAGGCGTGTGGGGTCAGGTCGGCGTGATTCTCACGCGAGGACAGCGAGGCAATATTTGAATCCTTACCTATATGATTAAGAGAATGTAGAGAAAATAAGGGACTAATCCGTGGTTTCAGCAATACTAATCTCCcataacattaaataattaaagttagaTTAATTGAAAGACGACGAAATCGGGAGCGAAGAAGGTTCTAGAAGCAAACAGTGCAGTAGAATAAGGGGAAGAAGTTAGTTCGTTCGTCAGAGAAAGATAATAGAGAGCCTCTTCTGCAACAAAGGGTTTATCAGATTACTATCGAGTTATAATTTCTGAAGCGCAACAATGTCTGGTATTGCTCGTGGTCGCCTTGCAGAAGAACGAAAGTCATGGCGAAAGAATCATCCTCATGTTCGTAccatatcatatttttaatatgtttttaatcaattagcttatactatactatatcttatcaatttcatgtgttttttttttcctttcaatttaGGGTTTCGTTGCCAAGCCTGAGACTCTTCCTGATGGCACTGTTAATTTGATGGTTTGGCATTGCACTATTCCTGGCAAGGCTGGGGTACTTTCATTTCTCTCTACAtcatttgtttttaatcttcaatgtttgaattatatttgtattgGCAAATTCCTCTTTGGTTCCTGTTATTCCAGAAAAATACCTTAGTTTATATTAATTTGGCCTAATTTTTATGCTAGTTTCGTccattgatttttattttaatttaaagtattaATCTTACTAGAGAGGGAAATTAAGGGGAGACAAGGTTGGAGACTTGGAGAGAATGGTGGGAGAGGTTAGAGGGATTGAATTTTAGTTTGCACGAGCTTTAGCTGTGTAAAGAACAACCAATGATTCGGTTGTAAATATAGTACAGTAAAATGACAactaggattggattgttgccTTGTTGGTGAAAATATTCTAGTTAACAGTCTATTATCGGAAGTTTCCTAGTACTGAAACGTGTTTGCAGACACTTTTTTCTTACCACTGTTAATAAAATTAGCGATGACAAAGTCATATGTTTGACGCGACGACATTCATTCGTAGTGCCATTTTATGGCTCATTGTCATtgcttatttatcttttattcttttTGCATGTAATTgcatgaattttaaaattacaaatgtATTCCTCCAATGAAAACTTAGACAGAAGGATAGTAAAACAAGATGCACTTCACTTTTATTTAACCACCGAAGAGTTTTAGATTTGTGGTTTGATGGATTTATCAAATAATAATCTAATAGCGGGGGTCGGGTGATTGGATGAAAGAAGGTTGAAAAAGAACATTAATACCCCCGCATCACACCTAATGTTTGCTTGAACCATATAATCAAGAAGAGTGAAATATAGTCACCATTTGTAAATCTTATCAGTATACAGTCACCATTCGTAAACCGTATTAGTCATCACATCTTTGATAATCACAGGCTATCCATTACTATCAAATCCATGAGGGAAAATTCAAACATACGATAAAACCCATCGGCACCTAACTACCTACTCATCAAATAAAGCCCTGTTACAACCATAATATAAGGTGCACCCATCCATTATTAggattgaaaatataaaacagAATCGCGGCGCGATCTCGATGCGGTGGAGTGCTGGCCGTGACACCACCGATCAGTAAAAGGCGTTCTCTGGTAACGGCGCTCCCGGCCGCGAATCCGGTATCATTGCAACCCGCCATCCCAGCCCCACCCGCTATTAGACCTGCTCTAGGacttttttaaaaacacaagttttattttatttttttattcttcattaAGGGTATCTAGGTCACTCCGCACCCACTTAAGTCCTAATTTCTTAAGtcctaattttttattattataaatctgCAAAGGGGTTGGTTCAGCATCatgaaaaaaaagttgttttcgTTCTCTGCTCCGTACAACATTGTTTTGTTCCATTCTTGCTTTGTTCAGCATCGTTATGTTCTTGCTctgttgtttttgttgtttttgtgaCTCTGTTTTATCTGCTCTGTTTCTTCTACTGTGTTCTCTATTTTGTTGATTACAATTACTATTAGAACTTGATTTTGATGTTGGATTTTGGTTATTAAGTGtgattactcttttaattatgttcattttgctattttttataggatttttgtatattgttttgtattttatgtttagtttATATTCTGTTTTTTGGCCTTTGCAATAGCAGTCATCCCTGCGTGCCTCTATACGCGATTCCGCTATCCCACTTTTAGGGTTCGGCGCTTCACGCCGCTATCTGAGACTGACAACATAATCCATACTTCTGCACCcatatattatttatgataccagttttttaaaattgaattatacTATCTTGAATATTAACTGATTAGTTTAAAACTCTTAAAATTTGGGTTGGATCTTACTCAACCCTTACAAAACCACTTTGTAAGGTGAGGGATTTATAAGCACATTTGAAGTCATATCTCATCTGATATGGGACTCTCAACAAATACATATTCAACGATATTTACAATTGATGTTTCTGGTTGGGATGAGATCCATACATGATATGCTGATGGAGGGCTCAATATTAACCGTCTTTTTCTTTTGCATTCAACATAGACAATGTCTTTgaaattagttaatattttttagttgaaaCCTGATGTTAATGTATAAGGTTCTTTTGTGTCATGCCTTTGGTTATTGCAAATAAATGAGTGTCTTGTTCAGTAGTTTGGACACTATTTATTACTTCATGTTAATTATTCTGCATGTCAAATTTTGTCATCTGAGATCATGCCTTGGATTAAATTCTGTTATTTTGccatgttaattattttacatgcCATTTGCTGCAGACCGATTGGGAAGGTGGCTATTACCCACTGACTATGCACTTCAGTGAAGACTACCCTAGCAAGCCACCGAAGTGTAAATTCCCTCAAGGTTTCTTCCACCCTAATGTTTATCCATCTGGAACTGTTTGCTTGTCTATACTTAATGAGGATAGTGTAAGTATGATTCTTTTGAAGATTGTATAGCCGTTTGAAACCAATATAATGTCATTTCACATGCTTCAGAATGTGTAGATTTATTTATCATTCTTACATTTTTAGGGGTGGAGACCAGCTATAACAGTGAAGCAGATTCTTGTGGGTATCCAAGACCTGCTAGATCAGCCAAATCCTGCTGACCCTGCCCAAACAGAAGGCTATCATCTATTCATCCAGGTAGATATAACCTAACATCCCTGCATTTTCCTATGGAAACCCTGTGGCTATGATATAGTCATCCTCATAAATAACAGTTGGCATAATCACTCAAGGGAAAGTGGAGGGGTCAAAATGATAATTTCTGAAGTTTTCGGATATGCGGCCCCTTGCTTCCTAAGAATTGTTAATATGCTGAATAATTCTAGCAACACACTCTTCAAGAAACACTTTCTAACACACTCTCTTCAAGAAACACTTTCTAACACACTCTCTTTGATGGATTAAAATCAACATGGGGCCCACAAAATTTGGTGCAACCTATgtgaattttaaccaatcaaatATAGTGTTAGAAAATGTGTGTTGTTAGCACTCCTCTAGTTTATGTAGAACTATAGCCAATTAGATGAGGGCGCTTAAATTTGTTTGTGATTACCAAAGGTGTGTTCTTACATCATAATATTTCTGCAGGATGTAGTGGAGTATAAAAGAAGGGTCAAGCAGCAAGCAAAGCAATACCCACCTCTTCTCTAGTGCTATATATTTTCTCACTTTAGGAATTCTTAATAGTATGGTAGATGTTGTTTGCTATTTCTTGCTCGGTGCTAAAAGTGTTCTGTGATTGTTGGCTGCCATAACTTGCAGACTCCTTggttttaactatttttatttattctcagGTCTGGATAACGtgttaatatataacaatgaaAGTCAACCAATAATACTTGTTGGTGGTACATTTCTATAGAAATGTATTATTTACTATTATATGGCAATGTGACTGCTGCtctgaacttttttttttcattcttaaTATGTTGTTTCCATGGAGATCTATAAGAGATCTATTGGCCAATTGGTTTGTCAATTCTCACCTTTGTCCATCCCATGGCAACTTGAATTGTCAACAAGGTAATGTTGAAGCATTTTTCCTGATAATGTGCTTCAGTGGTATGTGCTGTGACTGCCGCTTGATTGACCTAGTTGATTCCTTCCCCAATAAACCAAGAGGGGCAGACTGTTCAAAAAATTAGTTATCCGTTAAGTTGTAAGATGTTACATgttattttttcactttttcttACTTGGTTCTAAGATTCACGTTGTAGCTGATAGAAATTGAGGTAACATGTTGCTCGCCTCTACTTGGAATATGTATCGTGAGTGTGCGTGTGACACATGGATGTAATTCCTGCCGACGAATGTTGCTCGTTACATGTGCAAAATGTAATGATCATTTTTTGTATTCCTGGGCATTTCTGTGATAAATGGCCGGTTGTATagatgttataattttttttaaatcttaaaagcAATGGTAAATACgactaattaaattatataattgtaaggtatcaattttaaatacgGGACATAACGTTTAACGTAAGAGTTAACAATTTACTACTGcacaatttgtttttttaaaatgacaattGTTTCAAAACAAACTGACATCTCAAATCTCTTGTATCAAAAACAGCCTCTAATGTTCATAGAGTGGAACGATTAGTGTCTGTATCTTTATCGAATTTAAGGTATATAAACATGGTTTGACCGAACAAAATAGTGAGATatcttgtatttttattttggttggaTAGTTAggtttcttttaaatattagtgaTGCGGCTACAATAAAATGCTTAAAATATAATTTCCTtcagaaaatataaatatagtttATGCGCTTGATAACTTAAAATGTGATCAAGTCAGTAATGGAAGGGGAGAGTGCTCTGACTTTGTTTCTCTCTACCTCTTTTGAAATTGttctttgcttttttttttttctattggaTAAACAAAACTGAATGTCAACACTTgtgttttttcttaaaaaattccattaaaagaattaaagaatgTTCAAAAAATCTACGCGATAAATTGAGACTTGcatttttgtgtgttttgtataaaaacaaaaaataacaaagaTCAATTCGGGGAACACAAAATAAAGGGATGTTAGATTTAGAAGAAAAGTTTGTGAATATTTTCTATCATACATATTTCAATGCATTCTCCgtttttattgattgaaatttatatctattgtaaaatttgttagaatttatgaattttaacaaataaaaaaattataaataaaatgtctaaaatatcCTGATTAAAACTAAGAAATTATCATTATACCTTAAACCTAATTCTCTCCTCTCCCTCCTGCCTTGCCTTGTGAAGTGCGAACACGATCCTGCTCTGAAACACACGATTCATCAGCTTGCATCTCGCTCAGTCGCCCTCGCCCCCGCTTTGGTTGATCCTTCTTCAAAACTCAAAAGGTTCGGTTTTTAATTCGTATTATCATCAGAAATCAGAATTGTTTGGTTggagtttttttgttttgaaatcagaaATCAGAATTGTTTTGGTTggagtttttttgttttcttgtttatttggaGTTTGTTTCAAATTAGATTGTTTTAAATTAGATGTTAgtgttgattttttttgaatttttttgctGCACATAAGGTGTTCGATTTTTTGTCCATATACAGTGTTCGATTTTTGTTTCCATTAATTTTCACtgaaaatatgttttatgttttcttaATTGGTTGATTTAGAGAAGTTTCTGAGAATGAAGAGTAGTAAaagaattgattcttttttgAAGAGGAAAATTTGTGAGGGTGAAAGAcatgaaaaaattataacttctaCGTCTGAAACTATCTCCGAGAATTCaagaattgaagaaaatgagaaTCATCTTTTTAAGGTTGCTAGAGTTTTCGAAGATAAAGTATGTGATATACTTTCTCGACACAATCTTGATATTTCTAACATGCGTCAAGAGCATGATGATGCTAGTAATATGAGAGGAGAATGGAACAGTTTACAAGCTGTATTTATGAAAGATTGTCCTTATGCATACTATGTCCATTGTTTTGCTCATCGATTGCAACTTGCTTTGGTTACTGCATCAAGAGAAGTTGTTccaattcataaattttttgagaagctaacttttgttgttaatgttgtttgttCTTCTACTAAGCGTCATGAAGAGTTACAAGCTCCTCAATTAGAGGAAATTGCACATTTGCTAGAAATTGATGAGATTGTAACCGGTAAAGGTATAAATCAAATTGGTACTTTGAAACGAGCTAACGATACTTGTTGGCGATCACATTTCTCTTCTATTTGTAGCTTGATAAATATGTATGAGGCAATttgtattgttttaaaaaaaattacaaatgaaaGAGGAAATTATTCTACACGTGGGGATGCTGATAGtgcttataattatttgaagtcGTTTGACTTTATATTTATCTTGCATTTGATGAAAGAAATTATGGGGATAACTGATATACTTTGTCAAGCCTTACAACAACAATCTCAGGATATAGTTAATGTCATGTGTTTGGTTGAAACTACAAAGTCTCTTATTCAAGCATTGAAAGAAGATGGTTGGGATGCATTATTTACTGAAGTGAAGACTTTTTGTGAAAAACATGATATTGAAATTCCTGATCTCAACGATGTTCATTCAACAACAAGATTTGGACGCTCTCATCTTCAACAAGGTCAAGTTACAATAGAGCATTATTTTAGagttgaaatattatttactgCCATTGATCAACAATTACAAGAGTTGAATAACAGATTTAGTGAGCAAGCAATGAATTTGTTAACTCTAAGTTGTGCTTTGACTCCTAAGGATAATTATAAAgcttttaacattgaaaaaatttgcactctagttgaaaaatattacCCTGGGGATTTCAATATGCAAGagaagattaatttgaaatttcaactcCAACATTTCTTGGTTGATGCTCGTCAAGATTTAAATTTCAAGAATTTATCAACTATTCAAGAATTGTGCTCATGTTTGGTTGCAACTGAAAAGGCGCAAAATTTCTATTTGATTGTTAGACTACTTCGTCTTATCATGACTCGTCTTAAGAAACAAGATGGAAGCTGACTTTTTGGCAGATAGCATGACGATATATATTGAAAGGGAATTTGCTGCAAGTATTAGTTCTGAGTCTATTATTGATAATTTCAAGTTAATTAAAGAGCGTAGATCATTACTTTAAGGTATTCTTAAGTCatgtagttaaattatttgatatttcacTTTGTGTTtattagaatttaattttttgctatataatgttatttgtatatttaatttatacattatattattatgtcGGCCACTTCAAGCTTATTAGTCAAGCTCCGCTTATCACTATTCAAAGTTTAATagaactaaaatttaaatatttggtaAAAAAGTTTACATAGTCTAACATATCATAATCatttatagaaataattatagtaaaaattaaatatcttacatgatatatattatgattgattaaaaatataaaaatgataatcACTATGCAcatagattaaattattttaataataaagataaagaaaaaacaaGTAGTACATTTATAGATTATACTAGTTTAATCAAgtgagaattattattattattattattttaaattttacttttgtttttaaGTGAGAAGAATTATATATTCATGAATTTTTATACGGTTTCTGTATGGAATTTTAAATCACCCACGCCAAACACACCagagtattattattattataataatacctcTTCAACGCTTGGAAAATGGGGCAATTGCAGAAGCTCGTGGTTCTCGAGTGTTCGCATCTTTGTTGGATCTTACGATATCTTTGTATCTATATATTAgtaatttcattttgtaatcCACCAACAAAATGATATTTGAAtataaagataaagaaaatatacctaaaagaaaaattgttgtaatgttaaattttgaaaaatattgtttttaaatttaattaatataaaaaatttatacattatCAATTAATCAAagttgttaaataattattaatatttaatttttattataattattaatatttaatttttattataattatttataaaatcatatacataattaattataatttaaaatactttacATTAAATatgcatacaaattaaaatttatatttttataattttattataattattaatattatagatatcataatttaaaatactttacATTAACTatgcatataaattaatatttttattctataattattaatatcatatGTGAGAGTGAGACAGAAcgtaaattgataattttttaatagtaaattAAAATCGGAATTTTTGTAGAAAAACTCATCTGTATTTTGATTGGAAAGAGACTTATGCTTAGGAGATAATGAAATCTGAAAAATGGGTCTTACTTCCCCATTTTTTCTAACCCGCAGAAAACTTTAATTTACTACcttttgtcatttttaaaaagttgaatataaaaaatatccactattagaataattttttttataaaagataatttagttaataaaaattattgaatttagttaatattatagataaaatataaaattttgttgttgattaaattataatttaattatctattataaaaggaataaaaataatattatctttgtttcttatttttaaaaattgatgtatttaattaattaatattatattaacattataaaataataaataatttaaaataaataaaaataacaaatgagataattattttaaaaaagaaatagtaTTTATTATCATGTTCTAATTTctaatacattaaatttattcCAAACTTAACAGCACTACATAAAATCcacaaaaagaaagagaaacattgaaaacaaaaaaagtgaTTTAGCAACAATACCACTAAGCTTGAACCTTGGCAAGTTTGATTGACTTAAGCTCTTGAATCAATTCCACCATATTATTGTAAGAAGAACCACCAACTTGAACAGCTTTCTTAGCAGCAACACTTAACTCCTTAGCTCTTTTTCTCATACCAATTTCTTCCTCACCACCATTCATCATCAAACCAATAGCATTCCCAATATCTTCCCTCTTCACAACCTCACTTCCAAACTCATTCCAATTCCTCCATTCTTTAGCTCCAACAGAAACACCAATTCTCAACACATCAACCACAAGCTTCTCATTGAAAAAATGTTCAGCAAACAAAGGCCATGTAACTGTTGGTAACCCAACATTCACACTCTCAACAACAGTGTTCCAACCACAATGACTCACTAACCCTCCAATTGCTTGATTCTCAAGAATCAAAAGCTGTGGGGCCCAACCCCAAATTAAATAACCCTTTTCACTCTCTCTCACTCTCTTCTCAAACTCCTCCAAAAAAACATcactttcttcattttcttcattttttctcACAACCCAAATGAAATTATGACCTGAATCTTCAAGTGCATGTGCAATTTCAACTAATTGTAAAAAAGGAAACTTGTTCATACTCCCAAAACTAACATATAAAACAGAACACTCTGGTTTTGAATTCAACCATTTCAACCacccttcttctttttcttcttcttcttcttttgaatACCCTCTTGCAGCTTTATCTGAATCATCTTGATTAACCCACAAAGAAACAGGACCAAGTCCCCAACTTTTTGTTCCCATAACTCTTTTATAATGATCAAAATAATCACTTTCAAGTTcataaaaactattaaaaacaGAACCAAAACTTTTTCTCTCAGATTCTTTAATCACTTTCATTAAGTCAGTGTATTGATTATGTGATCTAAGCCAATCCGGTAACTGCAAACGAGTCATCATCAATTCATCAGGTAAATTCGGTATAACAAATTTTTCAGTATCGGATTGAGTTTTCAAATGGGGTGCGTATTGTTCCACAGCATGCGCAGCAGAGCGAGCTAGATAACTTGCGCCGTGAAACATAATCCTAGGAATCCCGAGTTTCTCGGCGACTTCAACTGTCCAAGGATAAAACATGTCAGTAACAATGAAATCAggt
This region of Cicer arietinum cultivar CDC Frontier isolate Library 1 chromosome 8, Cicar.CDCFrontier_v2.0, whole genome shotgun sequence genomic DNA includes:
- the LOC101510546 gene encoding uncharacterized protein; the protein is MKSSKRIDSFLKRKICEGERHEKIITSTSETISENSRIEENENHLFKVARVFEDKVCDILSRHNLDISNMRQEHDDASNMRGEWNSLQAVFMKDCPYAYYVHCFAHRLQLALVTASREVVPIHKFFEKLTFVVNVVCSSTKRHEELQAPQLEEIAHLLEIDEIVTGKGINQIGTLKRANDTCWRSHFSSICSLINMYEAICIVLKKITNERGNYSTRGDADSAYNYLKSFDFIFILHLMKEIMGITDILCQALQQQSQDIVNVMCLVETTKSLIQALKEDGWDALFTEVKTFCEKHDIEIPDLNDVHSTTRFGRSHLQQGQVTIEHYFRVEILFTAIDQQLQELNNRFSEQAMNLLTLSCALTPKDNYKAFNIEKICTLVEKYYPGDFNMQEKINLKFQLQHFLVDARQDLNFKNLSTIQELCSCLVATEKAQNFYLIVRLLRLIMTRLKKQDGS
- the LOC101510867 gene encoding soyasapogenol B glucuronide galactosyltransferase, translated to MTLTMENQNSSKLKSIFLPFLSTSHIIPLVDMARLFALHDVEVTIITTKYNSTIFQNSIDLDSSRGRSITTHIIDFPSSKLGLPIGIESFNVNTPREMIPKIYTAIFILQPEIEHLFNVLKPDFIVTDMFYPWTVEVAEKLGIPRIMFHGASYLARSAAHAVEQYAPHLKTQSDTEKFVIPNLPDELMMTRLQLPDWLRSHNQYTDLMKVIKESERKSFGSVFNSFYELESDYFDHYKRVMGTKSWGLGPVSLWVNQDDSDKAARGYSKEEEEEKEEGWLKWLNSKPECSVLYVSFGSMNKFPFLQLVEIAHALEDSGHNFIWVVRKNEENEESDVFLEEFEKRVRESEKGYLIWGWAPQLLILENQAIGGLVSHCGWNTVVESVNVGLPTVTWPLFAEHFFNEKLVVDVLRIGVSVGAKEWRNWNEFGSEVVKREDIGNAIGLMMNGGEEEIGMRKRAKELSVAAKKAVQVGGSSYNNMVELIQELKSIKLAKVQA
- the LOC101510211 gene encoding SUMO-conjugating enzyme SCE1, with the translated sequence MSGIARGRLAEERKSWRKNHPHGFVAKPETLPDGTVNLMVWHCTIPGKAGTDWEGGYYPLTMHFSEDYPSKPPKCKFPQGFFHPNVYPSGTVCLSILNEDSGWRPAITVKQILVGIQDLLDQPNPADPAQTEGYHLFIQDVVEYKRRVKQQAKQYPPLL